One genomic segment of Drosophila melanogaster chromosome 3L includes these proteins:
- the Or65a gene encoding odorant receptor 65a — MTELRSERKNGNWDRLFGPFFESWAVFKAPQAKSRHIIAYWTRDQLKALGFYMNSEQRRLPRIVAWQYFVSIQLATALASLFYGISESIGDIVNLGRDLVFIITIIFICFRLVFFAQYAGELDVIIDALEDIYHWSIKGPATKEVQETKRLHFLLFMALIITWFSFLILFMLIKISTPFWIESQTLPFHVSWPFQLHDPSKHPIAYIIIFVSQSTTMLYFLIWLGVVENMGVSLFFELTSALRVLCIELRNLQELCLGDEDMLYRELCRMTKFHQQIILLTDRCNHIFNGAFIMQMLINFLLVSLSLFEVLAAKKNPQVAVEYMIIMLMTLGHLSFWSKFGDMFSKESEQVALAVYEAYDPNVGSKSIHRQFCFFIQRAQKPLIMKASPFPPFNLENYMFILKQCYSILTILANTLE, encoded by the exons ATGACCGAGCTGCGGAGTGAGCGGAAAAATGGTAATTGGGATCGATTGTTTGGACCGTTTTTCGAAAGTTGGGCTGTTTTCAAGGCTCCCCAGGCGAAGTCCCGACACATTATCGCCTACTGGACTCGGGACCAGTTGAA aGCCCTAGGTTTCTACATGAACTCTGAGCAACGCCGTTTGCCCAGGATTGTGGCCTGGCAATATTTTGTTTCGATCCAACTGGCAACGGCACTGGCATCTCTGTTTTATGGTATCAGTGAATCCATCGGTGATATTGTCAATCTGGGACGAGATCTGGTCTTTATAATAACG atcatatttatttgcttcaGACTGGTGTTCTTTGCTCAATATGCTGGTGAATTGGATGTCATAATCGATGCTCTCGAGGATATTTATCATTGGAGTATAAAAGGCCCTGCAACAAAGGAAGTGCAAGAAACCAAGCGTTTGCATTTCCTATTGTTTATGGCCTTGATCATTACCTGGTTCAGCTTTCTCATACTTTTTATGCTGATAAAAATATCCACACCATTTTGGATTGAATCGCAGACATTACCCTTTCACGTCTCTTGGCCCTTTCAACTTCACGATCCATCGAAACATCCGATTGCCTATATCATCATCTTTGTATCCCAAAGCACCACGATGTTGTATTTCCTGATTTGGCTTGGTGTTGTTGAGAATATGGGTGTGTCTTTATTTTTTGAGCTAACTTCTGCTCTAAGGGTTTTATGCATCGAACTAAGAAATCTTCAGGAACTTTGCCTGGGCGATGAAGATATGCTGTACAGAGAGCTTTGTCGAATGACCAAGTTCCATCAGCAAATCATACT ACTTACAGATCGCTGCAACCATATATTCAATGGAGCTTTTATCATGCAAATGTTGATTAACTTTCTGCTCGTCTCATTGTCACTGTTCGAAGTGCTGGCAGCCAAGAAGAATCCCCAAGTCGCAGTCGAGTATATGATTATTATGTTAATGACTCTGGGTCACCTGTCATTCTGGTCCAAATTCGGAGATATGTTTTCCAAAGAATCGGAGCAAGTAGCTTTGGCTGTCTACGAAGCGTATGACCCGAATGTTGGATCCAAATCAATCCACCGACAGTTTTGTTTCTTCATTCAAAGGGCTCAAAAGCCATTAATCATGAAGGCATCTCCATTTCCACCTTTTAATTTAGAAAACTATATGTTT ATTCTAAAGCAGTGCTATTCAATTTTGACCATATTAGCAAACACGTTGGAGTAG